One region of Eretmochelys imbricata isolate rEreImb1 chromosome 2, rEreImb1.hap1, whole genome shotgun sequence genomic DNA includes:
- the LOC144260061 gene encoding uncharacterized protein LOC144260061, protein MRRRGRFNARKKRAARRHYYDLPKETARAAKALAAAAEQPVKEEPLEEAYATCWLPLPREAKVEQGCECTRCEESFHQRAELLAPKTTHEQKVLLICTECGWSFSCPSSFMLHRCLHSRETLQKPYACPHCGRTFSYKTSLGVHLRAHTGERPFMCPSCRKSFKSKTYLAVHRRVHARVRPYACAECSKRFLQKQDLTVHQRVHSQESPFPCSECGRRFRYTSSLAVHQRTHTGERPFPCSECGRRFRYTSSLAVHQRTHTGERPYPCPQCSKSFICSTNLIMHQITHDRQGARRQEGPREPVAARRRERERAHTADQPFVCAECGKGFKKHGFLIIHQRTHCPAPAGTSTEQAAGPGKATCPPPHLALTLSRELLGAQGTEGASGEGTC, encoded by the exons ATGCGACGGAGAGGCCGCTTCAATGCACGCAAGAAACGTGCAGCACGGCGCCACTACTACGACCTGCCCAAGGAGACCGCGAGAGCAGCCAAGGCTCTCGCAG cagctgcagagcagcccGTCAAAGAGGAGCCGTTGGAGGAGGCGTACGCCACGTGCTGGCTGCCTCTGCCCAGGGAGGCGaaggtggagcagggctgtgaGTGCACGAGGTGTGAGGAGAGCTTCCACCAGCGGGCCGAGCTGCTGGCCCCCAAAACGACCCACGAGCAGAAAGTGCTGCTGATTTGCACGGAGTGCGGCTGGAGCTTCTCCTGCCCCAGCAGCTTCATGCTGCACCGGTGCCTGCACAGCCGGGAGACGCTGCAGAAGCCCTACGCCTGCCCGCACTGTGGCCGCACCTTCAGCTACAAGACCAGCCTGGGGGTCCACCTGCGTGCCCACACGGGCGAGCGCCCCTTCATGTGCCCCTCCTGCAGGAAGAGCTTCAAGAGCAAGACCTACCTGGCGGTGCACCGGCGCGTTCACGCCCGCGTGCGGCCCTACGCGTGTGCCGAGTGCAGCAAGCGCTTCCTGCAGAAGCAAGACCTGACGGTCCACCAGCGCGTGCACAGCCAGGagagccccttcccctgctccgaGTGCGGCCGGCGCTTCCGCTACACGTCGAGCCTGGCCGTCCATCAGCGCACGCACACCGGCGagcgccccttcccctgctccgaGTGCGGCCGGCGCTTCCGCTACACGTCGAGCCTGGCCGTCCATCAGCGCACGCACACCGGCGAGCGCCCCTACCCCTGCCCGCAGTGCAGCAAGAGCTTCATCTGCAGCACCAACCTCATCATGCACCAGATCACCCACGACAGGCAGGGCGCCCGGCGGCAGGAGGGGCCACGGGAGCCGGTGGCAGCCAGGCGgcgagagagggagagagcccaCACGGCCGACCAGCCCTTCGTGTGTGCCGAGTGCGGCAAAGGATTCAAGAAGCATGGCTTCCTTATCATCCACCAGCGGACCCATTGCCCAGCGCCTGCTGGGACTAGCACAGAGCAGGCCGCTGGGCCAGGGAAGGCCACGTGCCCCCCTCCACACCTAGCCCTCACTCTCAGCAGGGAGTTGCTTGGAGCACAAGGCACCGAGGGAGCATCTGGCGAAGGGACTTGCTAG